In one Streptomyces sp. NBC_01241 genomic region, the following are encoded:
- a CDS encoding amino acid permease: protein MTAQQDTPPSSDGLFRTKTVEQSIRDTEEPEHALKKSLSALDLTVFGVGVIIGTGIFVLTGKVAKETAGPATALAFVAAAVVCALAALCYAEFASTVPVAGSAYTFSYASLGELVAWIIGWDLVLEFALGTAVVAVGWSGYVRSLLDNFGWTMPDVLSGTDVAKGFGFDILAFVLVLVLTVVLVLGMKLSARITTVVVAIKVAVVLIVIIAGLFFIKAANYSPFIPEARPQPSGSGLTAPLVQLMFGYAPTNFGVMGIFTAASVVFFAFIGFDVVATAAEETKVPQRDMPRGILASLFICTLLYVGVSLVVTGMQHYTELSVEAPLADAFKAIGHPVYAGFISFGAAIGLTTVCLILLLGQTRVFFAMSRDGLLPRFFSVTHPRYRTPYRPTILLGVIIAIVAGFTSINELATLVNIGTLFAFVVVALGVLVLRRTRPDLHRAFRTPWVPLVPILSVAASVWLMLNLPAETWLRFAIWMIIGVIIYFAYGRSHSRLARGDAR from the coding sequence GTGACTGCCCAGCAGGACACACCACCCAGCAGCGACGGACTGTTCCGGACCAAGACGGTCGAACAGTCCATCCGCGATACCGAGGAGCCGGAGCACGCGCTCAAGAAGTCCCTCTCCGCGCTCGACCTCACGGTCTTCGGAGTGGGCGTCATCATCGGCACCGGCATCTTCGTGCTCACCGGGAAGGTCGCCAAGGAGACCGCCGGCCCCGCTACCGCGCTCGCCTTCGTCGCCGCGGCCGTCGTCTGCGCCCTGGCCGCGCTCTGCTACGCCGAGTTCGCCTCGACCGTTCCCGTCGCCGGTTCCGCGTACACCTTCTCCTACGCCTCGCTCGGTGAACTCGTCGCCTGGATCATCGGCTGGGACCTGGTGCTGGAATTCGCGCTGGGCACAGCGGTGGTGGCGGTCGGCTGGTCCGGCTACGTCCGCTCGCTGCTGGACAACTTCGGCTGGACCATGCCCGACGTGCTCTCCGGAACCGATGTGGCGAAAGGATTCGGGTTCGACATCCTGGCCTTCGTGCTGGTGCTCGTCCTGACCGTTGTCCTGGTGCTCGGCATGAAGCTCTCGGCCCGGATCACGACGGTGGTCGTCGCCATCAAGGTCGCCGTCGTGCTGATCGTGATCATTGCCGGACTGTTCTTCATCAAGGCCGCCAACTACTCGCCCTTCATCCCCGAGGCCCGGCCACAGCCCTCCGGTTCCGGACTGACCGCGCCGCTGGTCCAGCTGATGTTCGGTTACGCGCCCACGAACTTCGGCGTCATGGGCATCTTCACCGCCGCCTCCGTCGTCTTCTTCGCCTTCATCGGCTTCGACGTGGTGGCCACCGCCGCCGAGGAGACGAAGGTTCCGCAACGTGACATGCCACGTGGCATCCTCGCCTCGCTGTTCATCTGCACCCTGCTCTATGTCGGCGTTTCGCTGGTGGTCACGGGCATGCAGCACTACACCGAACTGTCCGTCGAAGCCCCGCTGGCCGATGCCTTCAAGGCCATCGGCCATCCCGTCTACGCCGGTTTCATCAGCTTCGGCGCCGCGATCGGTCTCACCACGGTCTGTCTGATCCTGCTGCTCGGACAGACCCGGGTGTTCTTCGCGATGAGCCGCGACGGACTACTCCCGCGGTTCTTCTCCGTGACGCACCCGCGCTACCGCACCCCGTACCGCCCGACCATCCTGCTCGGCGTGATCATCGCGATCGTCGCCGGGTTCACGAGCATCAACGAACTGGCGACGCTGGTGAACATCGGCACGCTCTTCGCGTTCGTCGTCGTCGCCCTCGGCGTCCTGGTGCTGCGCCGCACCCGCCCCGATCTGCACCGCGCGTTCCGCACCCCGTGGGTGCCGCTGGTCCCGATCCTGTCGGTGGCCGCCTCGGTGTGGCTGATGCTCAATCTGCCGGCCGAGACCTGGCTGCGGTTTGCCATCTGGATGATCATCGGCGTGATCATCTACTTCGCGTACGGGCGCAGCCACAGCAGGCTGGCGCGTGGCGATGCCCGGTAG